One Misgurnus anguillicaudatus chromosome 22, ASM2758022v2, whole genome shotgun sequence DNA segment encodes these proteins:
- the aif1l gene encoding allograft inflammatory factor 1-like isoform X1, with translation MPSNLQGGKAFGLLKAQQRDKLEEVNKEFMEDQKYRDEEDLAEKLDSFKNKYAEFDLNDQGEIDMMGLKRMMEKLGVPKTHLEMKKMISEVTGGCSDTINYRDFVKMMLGKRSAVLKLVSVCVRACFNLFSFCLVSVLENSVMQNSSSVFY, from the exons ATGCCTTCAAACTTACAag GCGGGAAAGCCTTCGGGTTGCTTAAAGCTCAACAGAGGGACAAACTGGAGGAAGTCAATAAG GAGTTTATGGAAGATCAGAAGTACAGGGACGAGGAGGATTTGGCAGAGAAGCTGGattcttttaaaa ATAAATATGCAGAATTTGACCTGAACGATCAAGGGGAAATCG ACATGATGGGTCTAAAGAGAATGATGGAAAAGTTGGGTGTGCCAAAGACTCATCTGGAGATGAAGAAAATGATCTCGGAGGTGACAGGGGGCTGTAGCGACACCATCAACTACAGGGACTTTGTCAAAATGATGCTTGGCAAGCGATCAGCTGTTCTCAAACtggtaagtgtgtgtgtgcgtgcatgttttAACTTGTTCTCTTTCTGTCTTGTTTCTGTGTTGGAAAATTCTGTTATGCAGAATTCCTCTTCTGTTTTCTACTGA